CCGGGATGCGCGGCCGGTGCGACACCTCCTTCCCCACAGTCGAACCCTTGCGATCCAGCACCTCCGCGCCAAACCCTTTGCCCTGGACGGTATCGATGAGCTTGGCGCTATAGATCCCCGCTTCGGTCTTGATGCGGGCGGTGCCTTCGTCGTAGGAGACCTGGGCTTCCATCACCCCCCTCATACCGGCCAGGGTCTCCTCGATCGACTTCGCGCATTGATCGCAGGTCATGCCGGTGATGCGCAGCGTTTGCACGTTCATATCGCTTGGCTCCTCGTTGCTTGTGGACCGGCGGTCTATTCGCTAAGCGCTAAGCCCCGCTTTGAAGCCTTTCGACTCGATGCGCTCGATGAGGCGCTCGACTCCCACATCCGAAGGCGCCTTCACCAGGGCAATCCCCTCTTCGTACGAGACCTCGGCCCACACACCCGGCAAGGCGTTCAAGGCGTCTTCGGCCGTTCGCGCGCAGTGGTCGCAGGTCATTCCCGTGATGTGAAGCGTATAGGTGCTCATAGTCTCTCTCTCTAAAGGTGAGGTCTCGGCTTTTTTAGGGTCGCCTTCAGGCCCCGTTCGGGGCACTCCGCTCTGTGCGATCTCATGGACAAAAGCCGCGGCAATCGTTCCGCAGGGCCATATGGTGCCGTGATGTCAGGCTTCCTTTTGATTCTTGCCCTTGAAAGTCGAAGCCGAGAAATTGTCCCCACAGTCGTTCGGTTCCCCACCACAATCCCGCTGTACCGATCACCAATCCCAGACCGAGCCAAGTCCAAGCTCGCGGTCCTAAGGCCGCTAGTAGAAATAACTTGAACAATATCTTGTAAGGACCTATTCTTTATGCGTGGACAAGGCCTGCGCAAAGCCACCAAGCAGAAATACCAGCAGTTGGTTG
The genomic region above belongs to Pseudomonadota bacterium and contains:
- a CDS encoding cation transporter produces the protein MSTYTLHITGMTCDHCARTAEDALNALPGVWAEVSYEEGIALVKAPSDVGVERLIERIESKGFKAGLSA